From one Microbacterium sp. 10M-3C3 genomic stretch:
- a CDS encoding extracellular solute-binding protein codes for MRNSKRAVTAALLATAALAIAGCAAGSTGGDSASGSCEPSGEKVTLTFTSWIPGIEDAVDLWNQENPDIQVEVQTGPSGNAGTYQNFFNQLAAGNAPDLGQIEYDALPNFRVQDGLEDLAACEDVVAAKDQFLDWTWNQVSLGTSDQVYGIPQDQGPMGLFYRSDLFAQNGIAVPTTWEEYKEAAVKIRALGGYITNFSQTDINQFAGFVWQAGGEWFANDGDSWKVELTSDASEKVAAYWQDLIANDLVSTYPAWTDEWNNAYNSGEVWTWNSAVWGANSILSGAPDTSGKWSVALAPQWNAGDDVAGNWGGSSVAVFKGTDHLYEAAKFALWLNTSEEALTSLNKTAQIYPATTAGLELPVLKEGVEFYGGQPIYDVFAQAAQQVSPNFVWGPTMTQTYADVSDGFKAAVSGSGTLGDALQSGQDATIKAMEAASIPVAE; via the coding sequence ATGCGAAACAGCAAACGAGCGGTCACCGCAGCCCTGCTCGCGACCGCGGCACTGGCCATCGCCGGCTGTGCCGCGGGCTCGACCGGAGGCGACTCCGCGAGCGGTTCGTGCGAGCCGTCGGGCGAGAAGGTCACGCTCACCTTCACGTCGTGGATCCCCGGCATCGAAGACGCCGTCGACCTGTGGAACCAGGAGAATCCCGACATCCAGGTCGAGGTGCAGACCGGCCCCTCGGGCAACGCCGGCACCTACCAGAACTTCTTCAACCAGCTCGCGGCCGGCAACGCTCCCGACCTCGGCCAGATCGAGTACGACGCGCTGCCGAACTTCCGCGTGCAGGACGGCCTCGAAGACCTCGCCGCGTGCGAGGACGTCGTCGCCGCCAAGGACCAGTTCCTCGACTGGACGTGGAACCAGGTGTCGCTCGGCACGAGCGACCAGGTCTACGGCATCCCGCAGGACCAGGGCCCGATGGGTCTCTTCTACCGCTCGGACCTGTTCGCGCAGAACGGCATCGCCGTGCCGACGACATGGGAGGAGTACAAGGAGGCCGCCGTCAAGATCCGCGCTCTCGGCGGCTACATCACGAACTTCTCGCAGACCGACATCAACCAGTTCGCGGGCTTCGTGTGGCAAGCCGGCGGAGAGTGGTTCGCCAACGACGGCGACTCGTGGAAGGTCGAGCTGACCAGCGACGCGTCGGAGAAGGTCGCCGCCTACTGGCAGGACCTCATCGCGAACGACCTCGTGTCGACCTATCCCGCGTGGACCGACGAGTGGAACAACGCATACAACTCGGGTGAGGTCTGGACGTGGAACTCCGCCGTGTGGGGTGCCAACTCGATCCTGTCCGGCGCCCCGGACACGTCGGGCAAGTGGTCGGTCGCGCTCGCGCCCCAGTGGAACGCCGGCGACGATGTCGCGGGCAACTGGGGCGGATCGTCGGTCGCCGTCTTCAAGGGGACGGATCACCTGTACGAGGCGGCGAAGTTCGCGCTGTGGCTGAACACCTCCGAGGAGGCGCTGACGTCGCTGAACAAGACCGCGCAGATCTACCCGGCGACCACGGCAGGCCTCGAGCTGCCCGTGCTCAAGGAGGGCGTGGAGTTCTACGGCGGCCAGCCGATCTACGACGTGTTCGCACAGGCCGCGCAGCAGGTGAGCCCGAACTTCGTGTGGGGTCCGACCATGACGCAGACCTACGCCGACGTCTCGGACGGCTTCAAGGCCGCCGTGTCGGGCTCGGGGACCCTGGGCGACGCGCTGCAGAGCGGTCAGGATGCGACGATCAAGGCGATGGAGGCGGCCTCCATCCCCGTCGCCGAGTGA
- a CDS encoding alpha-galactosidase — protein sequence MIHHLRAAGVSLVVDARGPGEPAILHWGRELGDLDAAELDALAQALAPAVPPSSIDTPFRLSLAAGLGTGWSGRPALQLARPGVSAVAQAARSPRFALVDVMRTDDAEAARLVVALRDDDAGIGLDIELELIRQGVLRSRVHVGNGGDDALLVAAAGILLPIPARASELLDFTGLWARERRPLRRPFLHGVHTRESRHGRGGHDNAFLLAAGTPGFAFESGELWAVHAAWSGDTAVWAERSTLGVATLAAGELLAPGEVALAPGERHTGAWTVAVYSDAGLNGVSDRVHPWVRSWASAPPRPRPLTLNTWEAVYFDHSLDALVPLVEAAAETGMERFVLDDGWFHGRRDDRRALGDWIVDESVWPEGLGPIIERVHAAGMQFGLWVEPEMISVDSDLARAHPDWVLGRADAPEWRFQRVLDLSAPGAADHVFDRLDALLRAYDIAYLKWDHNRDLLVAGSHAQTRAFYALLDRLRAAHPGVEIESCASGGARLDLGVLERVARVWPSDTNDPLERQRIHAYTSLLLPPEYLGAHVGAARAHTTGRHADAGFRLGTALFGSAGVEWNIAAATADDRAVVRAWADVYRQWRGLLHSGRVVRIDTADAAIAAHGVVAASGDRALYSIATVGTPADALPPALRLPGLDAERRYAVRPVSLGPAPVTIADAPPAWYHAGVAEQRGRTLETVGLAVPLMAPEQLLLLEAVAL from the coding sequence ATGATCCACCACCTCCGGGCCGCAGGCGTGAGCCTCGTCGTCGACGCCCGCGGCCCGGGGGAACCCGCGATCCTGCACTGGGGCCGCGAGCTCGGCGACCTCGACGCCGCCGAACTCGACGCCCTCGCGCAGGCCCTCGCGCCGGCCGTCCCGCCCTCCTCGATCGACACGCCTTTCCGACTGTCCCTCGCCGCAGGGCTCGGAACCGGGTGGTCGGGGCGACCGGCGCTTCAGCTCGCTCGGCCCGGGGTCTCCGCCGTGGCGCAGGCCGCCCGCTCCCCGCGGTTCGCGCTCGTCGACGTCATGCGCACGGATGATGCCGAGGCTGCGCGCCTCGTGGTGGCCTTGCGCGACGACGATGCCGGGATCGGCCTCGACATCGAGCTCGAGCTCATACGCCAGGGCGTCCTCCGCTCCCGCGTGCACGTCGGCAACGGCGGCGACGACGCGCTGCTCGTGGCCGCCGCCGGCATCCTGCTCCCGATCCCCGCGCGGGCGAGCGAGCTCCTCGACTTCACCGGACTGTGGGCGCGTGAGCGCCGCCCGCTGCGCCGGCCGTTCCTGCACGGCGTGCACACGCGCGAATCGCGCCACGGACGCGGCGGTCACGACAACGCCTTCCTCCTGGCAGCCGGCACGCCGGGCTTCGCCTTCGAGTCGGGGGAGCTGTGGGCCGTGCACGCGGCCTGGAGCGGAGACACCGCCGTGTGGGCGGAGCGGTCGACCCTCGGCGTCGCCACGCTCGCGGCGGGCGAGCTCCTCGCCCCGGGCGAGGTCGCCCTTGCGCCGGGCGAGCGGCACACCGGCGCGTGGACGGTGGCCGTGTATTCGGACGCCGGACTGAACGGCGTGAGCGATCGTGTGCACCCGTGGGTGCGCTCGTGGGCATCCGCGCCGCCCCGGCCCCGGCCGCTCACGCTCAACACGTGGGAGGCGGTGTACTTCGACCACTCGCTCGACGCCCTCGTGCCGCTCGTCGAGGCCGCCGCCGAGACGGGCATGGAGCGCTTCGTGCTCGACGACGGCTGGTTCCACGGCCGTCGCGACGACCGCCGTGCGCTCGGCGACTGGATCGTGGACGAAAGCGTGTGGCCCGAGGGCCTCGGCCCGATCATCGAGCGCGTCCACGCCGCCGGCATGCAGTTCGGTCTGTGGGTCGAGCCCGAGATGATCAGTGTCGACTCGGATCTCGCCCGCGCGCACCCCGACTGGGTCCTGGGCCGCGCGGATGCGCCGGAGTGGCGGTTCCAGCGGGTGCTCGACCTGTCGGCACCCGGCGCCGCCGACCACGTCTTCGATCGCCTGGACGCGCTGCTGCGCGCCTACGACATCGCGTACCTCAAGTGGGATCACAACCGCGATCTCCTCGTCGCGGGGTCGCACGCCCAGACGAGGGCGTTCTACGCCTTGCTCGACCGGCTGCGCGCAGCGCACCCGGGCGTCGAGATCGAGTCGTGCGCGTCGGGCGGCGCGCGCCTGGACCTCGGGGTGCTCGAGCGCGTCGCGCGCGTGTGGCCGAGCGACACGAACGACCCGCTCGAGCGCCAGCGCATCCACGCGTACACGTCGCTGCTGCTGCCGCCGGAGTATCTCGGTGCGCACGTCGGCGCGGCTCGCGCCCACACGACCGGCCGCCACGCCGACGCCGGGTTCCGCCTCGGCACGGCGCTGTTCGGCAGCGCCGGCGTCGAGTGGAACATCGCGGCCGCGACAGCCGACGACCGCGCGGTCGTGCGGGCGTGGGCGGACGTGTACCGGCAGTGGCGGGGGCTCCTGCACAGCGGTCGCGTGGTGCGGATCGACACCGCCGACGCCGCGATCGCCGCCCACGGTGTCGTCGCGGCGTCCGGCGACCGGGCGCTCTACTCGATCGCGACGGTCGGCACGCCCGCCGATGCGCTGCCGCCGGCGCTGCGCCTCCCCGGACTCGACGCCGAGCGGCGCTACGCCGTGAGACCCGTGTCGCTCGGCCCCGCGCCCGTGACGATCGCCGACGCCCCGCCCGCGTGGTACCACGCGGGGGTGGCAGAGCAGCGCGGTCGGACGCTCGAGACGGTGGGGCTCGCCGTCCCGCTGATGGCGCCCGAACAGCTTCTCCTCCTCGAGGCCGTCGCGCTCTGA
- a CDS encoding helix-turn-helix domain-containing protein, with product MSAAHRHDDLELNLADADLAYVTGGRSVTIPAHRVALFWAGRPHQLVGGEGVTTTWITVPMKTAMAWPVVRAAVADLVSGDVVLGAADIAVTRHRGHTWARELRDPDAAVRRPAMLEVEALVTRLLGAREPSNAVAPADARAASDRAGTMARVVADRFREPLRVADVAHVVHLHPQTAARVFRESVGVSIPDYLRQCRIAEAQRLLMQTDLAVDAVGQRSGFGSSSTFHAAFTAATGTTPLAFRRERQT from the coding sequence ATGAGCGCGGCCCATCGCCACGACGACCTCGAGCTGAACCTCGCCGACGCCGACCTCGCGTACGTGACGGGCGGCCGGTCCGTCACGATCCCGGCCCACCGGGTCGCGCTCTTCTGGGCGGGTCGTCCGCACCAGCTCGTCGGGGGCGAAGGCGTCACGACGACGTGGATCACGGTGCCGATGAAGACGGCCATGGCCTGGCCGGTCGTCCGCGCCGCGGTCGCCGACCTCGTCTCGGGCGACGTCGTGCTCGGCGCCGCCGACATCGCCGTCACGCGCCACCGTGGGCACACGTGGGCGCGCGAACTGCGCGATCCGGATGCGGCGGTGCGGCGTCCCGCGATGCTCGAGGTGGAAGCGCTGGTGACCCGCCTTCTCGGCGCTCGGGAGCCGTCGAACGCGGTCGCCCCCGCCGATGCGCGCGCCGCATCCGACCGCGCGGGAACGATGGCCCGCGTCGTCGCCGATCGGTTCCGCGAGCCGCTGCGCGTCGCCGACGTCGCGCACGTCGTGCATCTGCATCCGCAGACCGCGGCGCGGGTGTTCCGTGAGTCGGTCGGCGTGTCGATCCCCGACTACCTGCGCCAGTGCCGGATCGCCGAGGCGCAACGCCTCCTCATGCAGACCGACCTCGCTGTCGACGCCGTCGGACAACGCTCGGGCTTCGGATCCAGCTCGACCTTCCACGCCGCCTTCACGGCGGCGACCGGCACGACGCCGCTCGCGTTCCGCCGCGAGCGGCAGACATGA
- a CDS encoding phytanoyl-CoA dioxygenase family protein → MIQTTTADALLTDEQVAAFDRDGYVVLRDRVPADLVERLRAASGRWIADGRSGTALADGDPDYNFARRGGHDVLFRVNYLHSKGEEASLELLGSPAILGIAESLAGPSFVPTYESLVFKAAGDGAPIEWHQDAVHPRTRRIFNVDVYLDDSRIGNGALRVAPGSQRRPVDICALRDEYGWDAPGVVQVEMSPGDVLVHDVMIVHGSEPTSGGDLRRTIYYEFRAAEQIMAEGPWDAEWIDRRLRLLPVALRAWQRAHPDEQPYPWRPDARFAPVVGPDDAEELRIAHGVHSPGSYCSAGDVRPA, encoded by the coding sequence ATGATCCAGACCACCACCGCCGACGCGCTGCTCACGGACGAGCAGGTCGCAGCGTTCGATCGCGACGGCTATGTCGTGCTGCGCGACCGCGTGCCCGCCGATCTCGTCGAGCGGCTGCGCGCCGCGTCCGGCCGCTGGATCGCCGACGGTCGTTCGGGCACTGCGCTCGCCGACGGCGATCCCGACTACAACTTCGCCCGCCGCGGCGGCCACGACGTGCTCTTCCGCGTCAACTACCTGCACAGCAAGGGCGAGGAGGCGTCGCTCGAGCTGCTGGGGAGCCCCGCGATCCTCGGCATCGCCGAGAGTCTCGCCGGACCGAGCTTCGTACCCACGTACGAGTCGCTCGTCTTCAAGGCCGCGGGCGACGGCGCCCCGATCGAGTGGCATCAGGACGCCGTGCATCCGCGCACCCGCCGCATCTTCAACGTCGATGTCTATCTCGACGACTCGCGCATCGGCAACGGCGCGCTGCGCGTCGCGCCGGGCTCCCAGCGCCGGCCCGTCGACATCTGCGCGCTGCGCGACGAGTACGGCTGGGACGCTCCCGGAGTCGTGCAGGTCGAGATGTCGCCGGGCGACGTGCTCGTGCACGACGTCATGATCGTGCACGGCTCCGAGCCCACGAGCGGCGGTGACCTGCGGCGGACGATCTACTACGAGTTCCGCGCCGCGGAACAGATCATGGCCGAGGGTCCATGGGATGCGGAGTGGATCGATCGGCGGCTGCGCCTGCTGCCGGTGGCGCTGCGCGCGTGGCAGCGGGCGCACCCCGATGAGCAGCCGTACCCGTGGCGGCCGGACGCGCGCTTCGCACCGGTCGTCGGCCCCGACGACGCGGAAGAGCTGCGCATCGCCCACGGCGTGCACTCGCCCGGCTCGTACTGCTCGGCGGGCGACGTGCGGCCCGCCTGA
- a CDS encoding YciI family protein — protein MQYAILAQESLEDFAARQDPEFAEQYWASWAGYVAALTDSGIMSAAAGLQPPQTATTLRLRGGSTEVQDGPFADAKESLGGIFLIEVPDLDAALAWAARCPAAEHGSVEVRPLLPPMR, from the coding sequence ATGCAGTACGCCATTCTGGCCCAGGAATCGCTCGAGGACTTCGCTGCGCGCCAAGACCCGGAGTTCGCGGAGCAGTACTGGGCGTCGTGGGCCGGTTATGTCGCGGCGCTGACGGACAGCGGCATCATGTCGGCGGCGGCGGGACTCCAGCCACCCCAGACCGCGACGACGCTCCGGCTCCGCGGGGGCTCGACGGAGGTGCAGGACGGGCCGTTCGCCGACGCCAAGGAATCGCTGGGCGGGATCTTCCTCATCGAGGTGCCCGATCTCGACGCGGCCCTGGCGTGGGCGGCGCGCTGCCCCGCCGCCGAGCATGGCAGCGTCGAGGTCCGGCCGCTGCTCCCACCCATGCGATGA
- a CDS encoding DUF6596 domain-containing protein, with translation MSSPSADQVLADAHRAFFGRLVGWVFRMSGDLQLAEDAVAAAFAAAVTAWRERGIPDAPEAWLRVAARNQARTLVSRRARTVSVPLDVLVDEPSDRMADAPFDDRLALMFVCAHPAIDPRLHAPLMLQAVLGVDAARIAGVYLVPPATMAQRLSRAKTKIRDAGIGFRLPEVDEFAFRLAPVLQAVYAAYGVGAPAADVADERGTALRAEALRLSAVLTETLPGHGEVWGLRALLLHAESRRPGRVVAGEFVPLPLQDTALWSAALRAEADDCLRWARRRGSIGRFQLEAAISAIHSARADGVAVDPQDLLTLYEGLLRIAPSVGALVAAAAAHVAVGDLDRADQLLASVAPEAARDHQPYWVCRSELAAARGDVDDALRSLDRAIGLTQDPAVRRHLIGRRRPHPG, from the coding sequence ATGAGCTCCCCGTCCGCCGATCAGGTGCTCGCAGACGCGCATCGCGCGTTCTTCGGCCGCCTGGTGGGGTGGGTGTTCCGGATGTCGGGAGACCTGCAGCTCGCCGAGGACGCGGTCGCGGCGGCGTTCGCCGCGGCCGTGACCGCGTGGCGCGAGCGGGGGATCCCGGATGCGCCGGAGGCCTGGTTGCGTGTGGCTGCGCGCAACCAGGCCCGCACCCTGGTGTCGCGGCGAGCGAGGACGGTCAGCGTCCCGCTCGACGTGCTCGTCGACGAGCCGTCGGACCGGATGGCCGATGCGCCGTTCGACGACCGACTGGCGCTCATGTTCGTGTGCGCGCATCCCGCGATCGACCCGCGTCTTCACGCGCCTCTCATGCTGCAAGCGGTGCTCGGCGTCGATGCGGCGCGCATCGCCGGCGTCTACCTCGTGCCCCCGGCCACGATGGCACAGCGCCTCAGTCGTGCGAAGACCAAGATCCGCGACGCGGGAATCGGCTTCCGTCTGCCCGAGGTCGACGAGTTCGCGTTCCGGCTCGCGCCGGTGCTGCAGGCGGTGTACGCGGCGTACGGCGTCGGCGCGCCGGCGGCGGATGTCGCCGACGAGCGGGGAACCGCCCTCCGCGCCGAAGCCCTGCGGCTGAGCGCCGTCCTCACCGAGACCCTGCCCGGTCACGGCGAAGTATGGGGCCTGCGCGCCTTGCTCCTGCACGCGGAGAGCCGTCGTCCAGGGCGGGTCGTCGCGGGAGAGTTCGTTCCGCTGCCGCTGCAGGACACGGCGCTGTGGTCCGCGGCGCTGCGCGCCGAAGCGGACGACTGCCTGCGGTGGGCACGGCGGCGCGGATCGATCGGGCGCTTCCAGCTGGAGGCCGCCATCAGCGCGATCCACTCCGCCCGTGCGGACGGCGTGGCGGTCGACCCGCAGGATCTCCTCACGCTGTACGAGGGTCTCCTGCGCATCGCGCCGTCGGTCGGCGCCCTCGTGGCAGCCGCGGCGGCGCACGTCGCGGTCGGCGACCTCGACCGCGCCGACCAGCTGCTCGCGTCGGTCGCACCGGAAGCGGCCCGTGACCATCAGCCGTACTGGGTGTGCCGCAGCGAGCTGGCGGCGGCGCGCGGCGACGTCGACGACGCTCTCCGCTCGCTGGATCGGGCGATCGGCCTGACACAGGACCCGGCTGTGCGTCGTCATCTGATCGGGCGTCGGCGGCCGCATCCCGGATGA
- a CDS encoding FUSC family protein — protein MRESQGRVWTGVVRVGPGAGDHRVAIRAAIAVGVPLVVLWVIGRLDLSIYASFGAFAALYGRADAFGDRLRMQLSAGAVLLACMLVGTAMSVAAVAPLAAVAVVALLAAGITLLAYAMRWHPPGALFAVFAAGATATIPASLATVPLVVAVGGASTVFALVVTAVAGLVGARGRPAPSPRRSLQPVGALAGEMAVTVGVAAALAGVLGALLIGSHWYWAMVGAVAATGGAHMNARVIRGLQRLLGTLLGVLVAAGILALHLPPLAIIAVAVVLQAAAELFIGRNYGIAMVFVTPLALVMVALAAPSPVDLLLRDRVLETIIGVAAGTLVAVTSAALRRPRPAAEPVGCRGHDPGQGPIPHPGCGRRRPIR, from the coding sequence GTGCGGGAGTCTCAGGGCCGGGTGTGGACCGGCGTCGTCCGCGTCGGCCCCGGTGCCGGAGACCACCGCGTGGCGATCCGCGCCGCGATCGCCGTCGGCGTGCCCCTCGTGGTGCTGTGGGTGATCGGGCGGCTCGATCTCAGCATCTATGCGAGCTTCGGCGCCTTCGCCGCGCTCTACGGCCGGGCCGACGCGTTCGGCGATCGCCTGAGGATGCAGCTGTCCGCCGGCGCCGTGCTCCTCGCCTGCATGCTCGTGGGCACGGCGATGTCGGTGGCGGCCGTGGCCCCCCTGGCCGCCGTCGCCGTCGTCGCGCTCCTGGCGGCCGGCATCACGCTGCTCGCGTACGCCATGCGCTGGCATCCGCCCGGAGCCCTGTTCGCCGTCTTCGCCGCGGGCGCGACCGCGACGATCCCCGCGTCGCTCGCGACGGTGCCGCTCGTCGTCGCCGTCGGGGGCGCGAGCACCGTCTTCGCGCTCGTCGTGACCGCGGTCGCCGGGCTCGTGGGCGCGCGGGGCCGGCCGGCGCCGTCGCCACGGCGCTCCCTGCAGCCGGTCGGCGCGCTGGCGGGCGAGATGGCGGTGACGGTCGGCGTCGCCGCGGCGCTCGCGGGTGTCCTCGGGGCGCTCCTCATCGGATCGCACTGGTACTGGGCGATGGTGGGCGCGGTCGCCGCAACCGGCGGCGCGCACATGAACGCGCGCGTCATCCGCGGTCTGCAGCGCCTCCTCGGCACCCTCCTCGGTGTGCTCGTGGCCGCCGGCATCCTCGCCCTCCACCTGCCACCGCTCGCGATCATCGCCGTCGCGGTGGTCCTCCAGGCGGCCGCGGAGCTGTTCATCGGGCGCAACTACGGCATCGCGATGGTCTTCGTGACACCGCTCGCGCTCGTGATGGTCGCCCTCGCCGCACCGTCGCCCGTGGACCTCCTCCTGCGTGACCGCGTGCTCGAGACGATCATCGGCGTTGCCGCGGGCACTCTCGTCGCCGTCACCTCGGCGGCGCTGCGCCGCCCACGCCCGGCCGCTGAGCCCGTCGGCTGCCGGGGGCACGACCCCGGGCAGGGCCCGATTCCTCATCCGGGATGCGGCCGCCGACGCCCGATCAGATGA
- a CDS encoding TetR/AcrR family transcriptional regulator: MSAITAGTVVPGMNRGRPRDPEVERAILAATQDLLVERGYAETTIAAVAARAHCSKAAIYRRWDTKTALVVAAVRALHSTAPVPDTGSLREDLRATARHYAASDPRGAGVLASLLSELGKDADLREAAYRAIGEPPVAALVAVIRRWIERGEVSRDAPVDVIAGIIPTAAFGSVSLRRRTLDPEAIDALIDGVILPALRASPPA, encoded by the coding sequence ATGAGCGCGATCACCGCCGGCACGGTCGTGCCGGGGATGAACCGCGGGCGCCCGCGCGACCCGGAGGTCGAGCGCGCCATCCTCGCCGCGACGCAGGACCTTCTCGTCGAGCGCGGGTACGCCGAGACCACGATCGCCGCGGTCGCGGCCCGCGCCCACTGCAGCAAGGCGGCCATCTACCGCCGCTGGGACACCAAGACCGCTCTCGTCGTGGCGGCCGTGCGCGCGCTGCACAGCACCGCGCCCGTCCCCGACACGGGGTCGCTGCGCGAGGATCTGCGCGCGACCGCCCGCCACTACGCCGCATCCGACCCGCGCGGCGCGGGCGTGCTCGCGAGCCTGCTCAGCGAGCTCGGCAAGGACGCCGACCTCCGGGAAGCGGCCTATCGTGCGATCGGCGAGCCGCCCGTCGCGGCGCTCGTCGCGGTGATCCGCCGCTGGATCGAGCGCGGCGAGGTCTCCCGCGACGCACCCGTAGACGTCATCGCCGGCATCATCCCGACGGCCGCGTTCGGCAGCGTCTCGCTGCGGCGCCGCACGCTCGACCCCGAGGCGATCGACGCCCTGATCGACGGCGTCATCCTGCCGGCGCTGCGCGCCTCACCCCCCGCCTAG
- a CDS encoding 5-methyltetrahydropteroyltriglutamate--homocysteine S-methyltransferase, with translation MSTPPFRADIVGSFLRPAALADARRRHADGLIDDEALRVAEDTTIAELVVQEADAGLRLATDGEFRRSWWHFDFFGELDGVDIVELDHGIQFQGVQTRPRGIEISGPIGFSPAHPFLEHFRSLKSIVERSTGAVPKFTIPAPTVLDFRLEPGHIAGPYAGRDDIVDDLVTAYRDALAAFYEAGARYVQFDDTAWAYLCSDVELEKARARGIETDGIAERYAALLNRILDGKPDDLTVTTHVCRGNFRSTWISSGGYEPVAEQLLGATAYDGYFLEYDNERSGGFEPLRHLPAGDKTVVLGLITTKTGDLEDPDAVKRRIDEAAGFAPLEQLALSPQCGFASTEEGNVLTEDEQWAKVREVVAIAADVWR, from the coding sequence GTGTCCACACCGCCGTTCCGCGCCGACATCGTCGGCAGCTTCCTCCGACCCGCCGCCCTCGCCGACGCCCGCCGCCGCCATGCCGACGGGCTGATCGACGACGAGGCGCTCCGCGTCGCGGAGGACACCACGATCGCCGAGCTCGTCGTGCAGGAGGCCGACGCCGGGCTGCGCCTCGCGACCGACGGCGAGTTCCGCCGGTCGTGGTGGCACTTCGACTTCTTCGGCGAGCTCGACGGCGTCGACATCGTCGAGCTCGACCACGGCATCCAGTTCCAGGGCGTGCAGACCCGCCCGCGCGGCATCGAGATCTCCGGCCCGATCGGCTTCTCGCCGGCGCATCCGTTCCTCGAGCACTTCCGGTCGCTCAAGAGCATCGTGGAGCGCTCCACCGGCGCGGTCCCCAAGTTCACGATCCCCGCCCCCACGGTGCTCGACTTCCGACTCGAGCCCGGCCACATCGCCGGCCCGTACGCGGGGCGCGACGACATCGTCGACGACCTCGTCACGGCGTACCGCGACGCGCTCGCGGCGTTCTACGAGGCCGGCGCGCGCTACGTGCAGTTCGACGACACCGCGTGGGCGTACCTGTGCTCGGACGTCGAGCTCGAGAAGGCACGTGCCCGCGGCATCGAGACCGACGGCATCGCGGAGCGCTATGCGGCCCTGCTGAACCGCATCCTCGACGGCAAACCCGACGACCTGACCGTCACGACCCACGTGTGTCGCGGCAACTTCCGGTCGACGTGGATCTCGTCCGGCGGCTACGAGCCGGTGGCCGAGCAGCTGCTGGGTGCGACCGCGTACGACGGCTACTTCCTCGAGTACGACAACGAGCGCTCGGGCGGCTTCGAGCCGCTGCGCCACCTGCCGGCGGGTGACAAGACCGTCGTCCTGGGCCTGATCACGACGAAGACCGGCGACCTCGAGGACCCCGACGCCGTCAAGCGCCGCATCGACGAAGCCGCCGGCTTCGCGCCGCTCGAGCAGCTCGCGCTGAGCCCCCAGTGCGGCTTCGCCTCGACCGAGGAGGGCAACGTCCTCACCGAGGACGAGCAGTGGGCGAAGGTGCGCGAAGTGGTCGCGATCGCCGCCGACGTCTGGCGCTGA
- a CDS encoding VOC family protein: MTAYTSFDVAHLANVELLTAKPAESRWFFEELLAMRVVAEGGDSVYLRTWDEYELYTIKLTASDAAGVGRTSFRASSEEALERRVAAIEATGLGHGWVDGEVGTGRTFVFHDPDGHEMGIYYDTERYVATDDKPALKNQASRFPGRGVNARRLDHINYLAKDVEANGEFLATALGMRESERIRLDNGRFAAWWFHFSLKSYDVVYSDDWTKHGNRLHHIAFAPDTREDILKAADIFLENGIHIESGPHKHAINQTFFLYVWEPGGNRIEFAQAGARLILDPDQPVVEWSETERKKGQAWGMKTIETFHTHGTPLV; this comes from the coding sequence ATGACCGCGTACACGTCGTTCGACGTCGCCCACCTCGCCAACGTCGAGCTGCTCACCGCGAAGCCCGCCGAGAGCCGATGGTTCTTCGAGGAGCTGCTCGCGATGCGCGTCGTCGCCGAGGGCGGCGACTCGGTCTACCTGCGCACGTGGGACGAGTACGAGCTCTACACGATCAAGCTCACCGCCTCGGATGCCGCGGGCGTCGGCCGCACGTCGTTCCGCGCCTCGTCCGAGGAGGCGCTCGAGCGACGGGTGGCCGCGATCGAGGCCACGGGGCTCGGCCACGGGTGGGTCGACGGCGAGGTGGGAACGGGCCGTACGTTCGTCTTCCACGATCCCGACGGCCACGAGATGGGCATCTACTACGACACCGAGCGCTACGTCGCGACCGACGATAAGCCGGCGCTGAAGAACCAGGCGTCGCGCTTCCCGGGCCGCGGCGTGAACGCGCGGCGGCTCGACCACATCAACTACCTCGCGAAGGACGTCGAGGCCAACGGCGAGTTCCTGGCCACGGCGCTGGGCATGCGGGAGTCCGAGCGCATCCGGCTGGACAACGGCCGCTTCGCCGCGTGGTGGTTCCACTTCTCGCTGAAGTCGTACGACGTCGTCTACTCCGACGACTGGACGAAGCACGGCAACCGCCTGCACCACATCGCGTTCGCGCCCGACACGCGCGAGGACATCCTCAAGGCCGCCGACATCTTCCTCGAGAACGGCATCCACATCGAGTCGGGCCCGCACAAGCACGCCATCAACCAGACGTTCTTCCTGTACGTATGGGAGCCGGGCGGCAACCGCATCGAGTTCGCGCAGGCCGGCGCCCGCCTGATTCTGGACCCCGACCAGCCGGTCGTGGAGTGGAGCGAGACGGAGCGCAAGAAGGGTCAGGCGTGGGGCATGAAGACGATCGAGACCTTCCACACCCACGGCACGCCGCTGGTGTGA